AAATACAAGTAAAGTTGACATAGCTGCTGCTGGTGCAATATCTCCTGCATCATCCATATTCACGATCGCCACTGCTGCTAGAGGTAAATCCGAAGGGTAGATGAAAATGATTGCCGAAATGGTAATCAGAGCGTTAACAAAGTAATAAATGCCAATTTCTAAAATTGCGGGGAGAGACATCGGTACTGTAACTCGCCAGAAGGTTTTATAAAAGGGAACAGATAGAGATGCCGAAGCTGCTTCAAATTCGGGATCTAACTGTTTGAGGGCGGTATTGGCAGTTAGGAAACAAACTGTATAAAAGTGAACTACGTTACATAGTACCAAGATGCCCATCGTACCGTACAAAAAGTTGAAGGGATTGAGAAAAGCAAATTTAGTTATGGGAATGGGAATTAATTTTTGATTAAAGAAGAATACATAAGCAAGACCTAATACTAATCCTGGTAATGCGAGGGGAAGAGTAGATAGAAAATAGTTTATTCCTCTTAGCCACGCTACGCCTTTACCTTTTTCGACTAAATATGCACCGATAAATACGGCGACTGTTCCCACAACTGCCGTATAGAATGCCATGCGAATACTGTTCCAATAGGCTGCATAACCGCCACCGCCAACTCCACTAAAATCGTAATGGCGCAGACTAAGACTAAAGTTATAGGGCCATACTTTTATAACAGAGGCAAAAATAATTGTGCCAAAAACTGTTAAAGCTGCTGCAACCAATAGAGAGCAAAAAGCAAACATCGTCCAGTCGAGGAAAGCATTAGGTTTAGGTTTTAGAGGTACAGCTTTGGCAGTTACTAAGGCTGTTTGTTTTCTTTGAATAATGCGCTCGACCACAAAGGCAATTACCGTAGGTACTAACAAGAACACACTGATAGTTGCACCCATAGAAAAGTTTTGCTGTCCAATTACCTGTTTATAGATATCCGTTGCTAAAACGTTAAAATCTCCCCCGACAACTTTGGGAACGCCAAAATCGGTAAAAGCTAAAGTGAAACAGACAAATATCGCGCTAATTAAGCCATACTTAACGCCAGGAATAGTAACGGTGAGGAAGGTACGCCATTTGGGGGTACGTAAAACTTCGGCTGCTTCATACAGACGAGCATCAGTGAGGCTTAAAGCGGTAATTAGAATTACTAAGGCTTGAGGAAAACAGTAAAGCACCTCGCCAATAATAATGCCGTGTGAACCATAGAGATTGATGTCCCAACCAGTCAGGCGATCAAAAAACCCCGTGGTAACAATACCCTGATTACCAAATAGATAAATTAAGCCGATCGCATGAGCTAATGGGGGAATATAAAGAGGTAACATTGCCAAGGTACGAAATAAACCTGTGACTGGCATTGCCGTTCTAGTAATTCCATAGGCAAAGATAAATGCCAGCAATACTGCAATTAAAGTAGATGCGATCGCAATATATAAACTATTGGTAAATGATTGAGCCAGTGAAGGGGTAGTCAAATATTTGACGTAGTTTGCTAAACCAATAATATCGCCATTGCGGTTTTGAAAACTGCGAATCAGCATCGGGTAGAGAGGAAAAACCACCCCAACCAATAGAAATAGAGTGCCTAAAGCAATGAAGGCTCTCATGATCCAGTCTTCAGAGGTGATAGTATGACCCTTTTTCTGGGGTTTTACCGTTCTTGAATTAGTTACAGTAGTCATAATTACATTCTTTAGAGACGCAATATGGCGGTAGGGGCGATTCGCAAATCGCCCTTACAAAATTTATTCGGGAAATATTTGAATCAATTCTGGTGGAAGCTGAATCGTTAGAGTATTGCCAACGTTTAAATCTAAGTTTCTTACTTGATTGATCGATAAATTGATCGATAATTTTTCTTGAGAACTTCCTGCTAAATGTAGAATTACTAAATAAGAAGAACCTAAGAACTCTGACCCCTCAATTGTTGCTTGATACACATTTGGTAAATTAGCCATATTTTCATCACTTAGAGGCAAAATATCTTCTGGGCGAATGGCTACAGTTATATTGTCGCCAACATTGATGCCTCTTTGGGGTACATCAAAACTCAACGTGCCACAGCGCACCTTTCCAGGTTCAACTACTTGTCCTGGCAAAAAGTTCATCGTGCCAATAAAATCAGCTACAAAAGCAGTATTAGGCTGTTGATAAATAGCGTGAGGCGTACCTACTTGAGCAATATACCCCTTGTCCATGACCACAACGCGATCGCCCATTGCCAGGGCTTCTTCTTGGTCGTGAGTTACCATTACCGTAGTAATTCCCAGTCTTTTTTGTAGTTGAGCAATTTCTGTCCGCAGTCTGACTCTAACTTTGGCATCTAATGCTGACAAAGGTTCGTCTAGTAATAACAAACCTGGAGACTGTGCCAAAGCCCTTGCTAATGCTACTCGTTGTTGCTGTCCTCCAGACATTTGGGCAGGATATTTCTTCTCTAAGCCTCCCATGCCTACCATGTCTAATAATTCGCTAACTCTAGCTTTGATTTGTGGTTTAGACTGCTTGGCATTTTCTAAACCATAGGCAATATTTTGAGCAGCAGTCAAATTGGGAAATAAGGCATAAGATTGAAAGACAATGCCAAAATCCCTTTTTGAAGGTGGCAAATTAGATACATCTTTACCATCTTGAATAATACGTCCGCTACTATGTTCTTCTAAACCGGCGATAATTTTCAATAATGTGGTTTTACCACAGCCTGAAGGACCAAGCATACAGACAAATTCACCAGGATAAACATCTAAAAAGATTTCTTTAAGGGCGGTGAAGTTGCCAAAATTTTTGTAAACGTTTTCTACCTGTAAATAAGGTTGTGATAGATGCCTATTTTGAATTGCTACAGCAGAATGATGCGCTGTTTGGATATCGCTTTGCGTTCTAAAAGTTCTCTTTTTTTCTGAAGGATAAGTCATAGTTTTGAAGGATGAGGGATGAAGTAAGAACCAGTTATTAGTTATTAGTCCCTGCGGCGAGTACCCCTTGGCTAGTTATTACTCTTCTTTCGGTTCGGACTTGGAATCGTAACGGCTAGTCCATTCTTCAAGGATGCGATCGCGATTTTGAGCAGCCCAATTAAAATCATTTTTGATTAACTGGGCTGTAGGATCGGCTGGATACCCTTCTGGTGCTTTGACGTTAGTTTTTGTTCCTGTAATGGCAAAGTTTTCGGCGTATTTTTCGCTAACTTCAGGAGAAATTGCCCAGTTTAAGAACTGTTTCGCTTCAGGCTTAACGTTATCTTTTTTAACTAGGGCATTAGCTTCAATATCCCAACCCGAACCTTCTTTAGGAAATACTGCTTCAATAGGTTCGCCATCATTCTTTTGCTTGACTGCACGATAGTCAAAAGAAACGCCAATCGGATATTCTCCTGCACCTGCTGCTTTACAAGGTTTAGAGCCAGAGTGCATATATTGGGCTACATTTTGATTCAAAGCATCCAGATATTGCCAGCCTTTTTCTTCTCCTTTGAGTTGCAATATAGCCGATACGGAAAGAAAACCCGTTCCCGATGAGGCGGGATTAGACATGACTATCATGTTTTTATATTCAGGCTTGGTTAAGTCATCCCAAGATTGAGGAACGGGTACACCTTTTTTCTTTAACTCCACTGTATTCGCGCAGAAGGCAGACATCCAGGCATCAATTCCTACCCAGTGAGGCGGAGTGCGGTCGTCTTTCATTTTGGGTAATACTGTATCAACACCTTTTGGTGCATAAGGTTGCAGCATTCCCTCTTCGTCGGCAACTAGCAAACTAGAAGCTGCTAAACCCCAAACTACATCCGCTTGAGGATTACCTTTTTCTGCTATCAATTTAGCAGTGACAATTCCTGTAGAATCGCGCACGATATTGACATTGACATCAGGATTTTCTTGCTTAAATAATGGTAAATATTCAGAGATTTGATCGTCTTCCAAGGCAGTATAAACAGTAATTGAATCTTTACCTGCTTTGTCGCTTACTGCGGTGGCATCACTATTCCCCTCAGCTAAATCGGGCGTATTAGTTGATGCTTGCGGCTGTTGAACGCAACTAGTTATACCTACAGATAAGAATAAGGTCGTACTAGAAACAATACCTAAAATTACTTTTCTTCTATTACTAAACATAAATCAAGTTGAGATAAAGACCTTTTTTGTATAGTTGTCTAAACAGGATTATCTTAAGCCTGAATTATTAAGTAGGTTTTATTATTGAGTTAAGAGAGGTTTAATCTTTAAAAGAGATTTTTTTAACTTTTAAATATTAAAGAAAATACCTTTCAGTAATGCGGAATCAAAGATTATATTTAGCTAGTTAGTACCAGTTTCATATCATCACCACGAAACCGAGTTATACCGTACTCAATTACTCGTCCTTGTTGATCTTCATTGATAGATTCAACTAACAAAATCGATTGGTTTAATGCTATCTGTAACGTCCTGGCATCTTGTGGTCTAACTTGTCTGGCGGAAACATAAGTACTGCGACGAATATGTTCGCAGCCGTAAACTTCTTGCATTAATTTAGAAACAGACTCGATCGCCTCTAAATGCTGTAATAGATCGGGAAAAATAGTTAGAGGAAAATAGCTTGTAGTCAGAAGAAGAGGATGCTTGTCCGCAAATCCTAGCATTTGGACTATTGCTACTGGTGCGCCGATCGCTATTTCTAATTTTTTGGCAATGTCTGGTTCTGCTGGTATTTTAGCCGTCTTGAGTAGTTCGTAACTGCCTTTTTTCCCCTGTGCTTCTAAAGCTTCGTTATAACGTACCCGTTTACCAATAGGATACTCTAAAGGTGGAGTAGCAACGAAAATACCTCGTCCTTTGTCAGTTCTTAATAAGCCTTCATCTTTTAGTAAGGCGATCGCCCTTCGTAGAGTATGACGATTTACGCCAAAGCGATCGCTTAACTGATGTTCGCTAGGTAGTTTTTCTTCAGCTTGATACACTCCCTGCTGAATACTTTCTCTTAGCTTCTGAGAAATTTGAATATAAAGGGGTAAAGCCTCATAGTTCATTACCATTTTTGCTTTTTGAGTTCTTGACTAAAAACTAGATTTGTTGTCTAAATTAACTACTTTTGCTACGACTGATGTTTAGTATACCTATATAGACATCTAGATAGCAATTTCTATACAAATTTTTCTTATTGACCATTGATGATTGTTTGATCGAGCGTGGGAAGAGCGATTACTTTTTTCTGCTATCTTGGGGAAGATATCAAGCTGATGATATTTCTACACGATTGTTAAAAGTGTATTGTTTGAAAGTTTCGCTTCTATGCTTTTGATAATTTCAGCAAATTCGACTTTAGCTTCGGCTTGAAGACCTAAACAAGTAGAGATCCCCTGAGAATCGGTACTGAGTATTTCTGAAAGATTGAGTTTGAGATAGTCACTCTCTTTTCTGAGAGAGTAAGAATGTATATGCATAGAATCACCTAATTTACTTGGTTTTGATAAGTGACTAAAATTAAATTCTTTCTTCATATAGTCAAAAAAACAATCTTGAACAATAAGTACAAGATGCTTGCCTATATGCTCAAAAGTATCAATCTTGTGATGCAGTTGAACTAAAATAGTTTTTGCTGTCATTTTCCAGTTCATCCCAAATTTTTTCTTTGAGGCAA
This DNA window, taken from Pleurocapsa sp. FMAR1, encodes the following:
- a CDS encoding putative 2-aminoethylphosphonate ABC transporter permease subunit, with protein sequence MTTVTNSRTVKPQKKGHTITSEDWIMRAFIALGTLFLLVGVVFPLYPMLIRSFQNRNGDIIGLANYVKYLTTPSLAQSFTNSLYIAIASTLIAVLLAFIFAYGITRTAMPVTGLFRTLAMLPLYIPPLAHAIGLIYLFGNQGIVTTGFFDRLTGWDINLYGSHGIIIGEVLYCFPQALVILITALSLTDARLYEAAEVLRTPKWRTFLTVTIPGVKYGLISAIFVCFTLAFTDFGVPKVVGGDFNVLATDIYKQVIGQQNFSMGATISVFLLVPTVIAFVVERIIQRKQTALVTAKAVPLKPKPNAFLDWTMFAFCSLLVAAALTVFGTIIFASVIKVWPYNFSLSLRHYDFSGVGGGGYAAYWNSIRMAFYTAVVGTVAVFIGAYLVEKGKGVAWLRGINYFLSTLPLALPGLVLGLAYVFFFNQKLIPIPITKFAFLNPFNFLYGTMGILVLCNVVHFYTVCFLTANTALKQLDPEFEAASASLSVPFYKTFWRVTVPMSLPAILEIGIYYFVNALITISAIIFIYPSDLPLAAVAIVNMDDAGDIAPAAAMSTLLVFTSIGVRIIYWLLTQKLQQNTQAWLKR
- a CDS encoding putative 2-aminoethylphosphonate ABC transporter ATP-binding protein — protein: MTYPSEKKRTFRTQSDIQTAHHSAVAIQNRHLSQPYLQVENVYKNFGNFTALKEIFLDVYPGEFVCMLGPSGCGKTTLLKIIAGLEEHSSGRIIQDGKDVSNLPPSKRDFGIVFQSYALFPNLTAAQNIAYGLENAKQSKPQIKARVSELLDMVGMGGLEKKYPAQMSGGQQQRVALARALAQSPGLLLLDEPLSALDAKVRVRLRTEIAQLQKRLGITTVMVTHDQEEALAMGDRVVVMDKGYIAQVGTPHAIYQQPNTAFVADFIGTMNFLPGQVVEPGKVRCGTLSFDVPQRGINVGDNITVAIRPEDILPLSDENMANLPNVYQATIEGSEFLGSSYLVILHLAGSSQEKLSINLSINQVRNLDLNVGNTLTIQLPPELIQIFPE
- a CDS encoding putative 2-aminoethylphosphonate ABC transporter substrate-binding protein yields the protein MFSNRRKVILGIVSSTTLFLSVGITSCVQQPQASTNTPDLAEGNSDATAVSDKAGKDSITVYTALEDDQISEYLPLFKQENPDVNVNIVRDSTGIVTAKLIAEKGNPQADVVWGLAASSLLVADEEGMLQPYAPKGVDTVLPKMKDDRTPPHWVGIDAWMSAFCANTVELKKKGVPVPQSWDDLTKPEYKNMIVMSNPASSGTGFLSVSAILQLKGEEKGWQYLDALNQNVAQYMHSGSKPCKAAGAGEYPIGVSFDYRAVKQKNDGEPIEAVFPKEGSGWDIEANALVKKDNVKPEAKQFLNWAISPEVSEKYAENFAITGTKTNVKAPEGYPADPTAQLIKNDFNWAAQNRDRILEEWTSRYDSKSEPKEE
- the phnF gene encoding phosphonate metabolism transcriptional regulator PhnF; this translates as MVMNYEALPLYIQISQKLRESIQQGVYQAEEKLPSEHQLSDRFGVNRHTLRRAIALLKDEGLLRTDKGRGIFVATPPLEYPIGKRVRYNEALEAQGKKGSYELLKTAKIPAEPDIAKKLEIAIGAPVAIVQMLGFADKHPLLLTTSYFPLTIFPDLLQHLEAIESVSKLMQEVYGCEHIRRSTYVSARQVRPQDARTLQIALNQSILLVESINEDQQGRVIEYGITRFRGDDMKLVLTS